The Papaver somniferum cultivar HN1 chromosome 3, ASM357369v1, whole genome shotgun sequence genome includes a region encoding these proteins:
- the LOC113359342 gene encoding DNA-directed RNA polymerase 3, chloroplastic-like — translation KLDLFIKIPLIFLPKFHRQGFKEGLFPHHSTTSPFLCNTLSFYSKPQFAELALTVPYLPSPTQLHQPWRRGGGGKTQKKSVKIIKFLPFNSIFNNPNPKLNNSISSQLNSLQLPTLSVSINNNNTSTKNILSDFEESISRVFYEDPPWISCILSNPNLKKQSLSSDGDDRVAKKKKYDSLRRRQIKMETEAWEKMAQEYRDLQREMLEKKLAPNLPYVKSLFLGWFESLRDAIAKDQILQESKKQKAAYATQIGLLPADKMAVIVMHKMMGLLMTGHEDGCVRVVQAAVHIGEAVEQEVRIHTFLENSKNYRRGRRNDVDKDEALIKEQAILRKRVNTLIKKQKVTEVQRLVTSEESTSWGRDAQAKLGSRLLELLTETAFVHPPINQLADSPPDIRPAFRHTLKTIRKGSGPGCGKRYGVIECDELVHKGLDGTVRHMEMSYMPMLIPPKKWKGYQTGGHLFLPSYVMRTHGARQQQEAVKSVPRKQMQRVFEALDTLGRTKWRVNKRVLEVIEAVWARGGNVAGLVDREDLLIPEEPHSDGAIEIQKWKWSVSKANKCNRERHAQRCDIELKLSVARKMKDEEGFYYPHNLDFRGRAYPMHSHLNHLSSDLCRGVLEFAEGRPLGRAGLRWLKIHLANLYAGGVDKLPYEERVMFVDNHLDDILDSAQRPIDGKRWWLSAEDPFQCLAACMNLSDSLRSSSPYTVISHLPIHQDGSCNGLQHYAALGRDSLEAAAVNLIAGERPADVYSEIAARVHDIMKRDCSKDPATHSAAWLANLLIDQVDRKLVKQTVMTSVYGVTYIGAREQIKRRLMERGNITDDRLLFSASCYAAKVTMTALGEMFQAARSIMGWLGDCAKVIASENEPVRWTTPLGLPVVQPYRKPERHLIRTSLQVLALQREGDSVDVKKQKSAFPPNFVHSLDGSHMMMTAVACRDAGLHFAGVHDSFWTHACDVDKMNLILREKFVELYNMPILENLLESFQTSFPTLSFPPLPDRGDFDLENVHESPYFFN, via the exons AAACTGGATCtctttatcaaaattcccttgATTTTTCTGCCAAAATTTCATCGACAAGGGTTTAAGGAGGGGTTGTTTCCTCACCATTCAACCACTAGTCCATTTCTCTGCAACACACTCTCTTTCTACTCTAAACCCCAATTTGCAGAACTGGCTTTAACAGTCCCATATCTCCCTTCTCCAACTCAATTACATCAACCATggagaagaggaggaggaggaaaaactcaaaaaaaatcagtcaaaatcatcaaatttttacCCTTCAATTCTATCTTCAATAATCCTAACCCAAAGCTTAACAATTCCATCTCTTCTCAATTGAATTCACTCCAGCTTCCAACCTTATCCGTttctatcaacaacaacaacaccagcacCAAGAATATTCTTTCAGATtttgaagaatcaatttctagagTTTTCTATGAAGATCCACCTTGGATTTCTTGcattttatcaaaccctaatctcAAAAAACAATCTCTGTCTTCTGATGGTGATGACAGAGTAGCTaagaaaaagaaatatgattCACTAAGAAGGAGACAGATTAAGATGGaaactgaagcatgggagaaaatgGCACAAGAGTATAGAGATTTACAAAGAGAAATGTTAGAGAAGAAATTAGCTCCTAATTTGCCTTATGTTAAGTCATTATTTCTTGGTTGGTTTGAGTCATTGAGGGATGCAATTGCTAAAGATCAAATTTTGCAAGAGAGTAAGAAGCAGAAAGCTGCTTATGCTACTCAAATTGGTCTATTACCTGCTGATAAAATGGCTGTTATTGTTATGCATAAGATGATGGGGTTATTGATGACTGGACATGAAGATGGATGTGTTCGAGTTGTTCAAGCTGCAGTTCACATCGGTGAAGCTGTGGAACAAGAG GTGAGGATTCATACTTTCTTGGAGAACTCTAAGAACTATAGAAGGGGAAGGAGGAATGATGTCGATAAAGACGAGGCTTTGATTAAAGAGCAGGCCATTTTGAGGAAACGTGTTAATACTTTGATCAAGAAGCAAAAAGTAACAGAGGTTCAGAGGTTGGTAACAAGTGAAGAAAGTACGTCTTGGGGCCGAGATGCCCAGGCTAAG CTGGGAAGTCGTCTCTTAGAATTATTAACAGAGACAGCCTTTGTTCATCCTCCAATAAACCAGTTAGCAGATAGTCCACCGGATATTCGACCCGCATTTAGGCACACTCTTAAAACTATCAGGAAGGGATCAGG GCCTGGATGTGGGAAAAGATATGGGGTTATAGAGTGCGATGAACTAGTTCACAAAGGGCTTGATGGAACT GTTAGGCACATGGAGATGTCGTACATGCCAATGTTAATACCACCAAAGAAATGGAAAGG GTATCAAACAGGTGGCCACTTGTTTTTACCTTCTTATGTAATGCGTACACATGGTGCCaggcagcaacaggaagcagttAAGAGTGTTCCTCGAAAACAGATGCAGAGAGTGTTCGAG GCATTGGATACACTGGGAAGAACAAAATGGCGGGTGAATAAGAGAGTTCTTGAGGTCATAGAGGCTGTCTGGGCCAGAGGTGGTAATGTAGCTGGACTGGTCGATCGTGAAGAT CTGCTGATACCAGAGGAGCCACACTCAGATGGTGCGATCGAAATCCAAAAATGGAAATGGAGTGTGAGTAAAGCAAATAAGTGTAACCGGGAGAGGCATGCTCAGAGATGTGACATTGAACTTAAGctttct GTGGCCCGAAAAATGAAAGATGAGGAAGGCTTCTACTATCCTCACAATCTAGATTTTCGTGGCCGTGCGTATCCCATGCATTCACATTTGAATCATCTTAGTTCAGATCTTTGTCGAGGTGTTCTGGAGTTTGCTGAAGGCAGACCACTAGGAAGAGCTGGCTTGCGCTGGCTGAAGATTCATTTGGCAAATCTATATGCAGGCGGTGTTGATAAGCTCCCCTATGAAGAGCGTGTAATGTTTGTGGATAATCACCTGGATGATATATTAGATTCAGCACAGAGGCCGATTGATGGAAAACGTTGGTGGTTAAGTGCAGAAGATCCTTTCCAGTGCTTAGCAGCATGTATGAATCTGTCAGACTCCCTGAGGAGCTCGTCACCATACACTGTCATCTCCCACCTGCCAATTCATCAA GATGGATCATGCAACGGTTTGCAGCACTATGCAGCCCTTGGGAGAGACAGT TTGGAGGCAGCTGCAGTAAATTTAATAGCGGGAGAAAGGCCGGCAGATGTTTATTCAGAAATAGCTGCTAG AGTTCATGATATTATGAAAAGAGACTGCAGCAAAGATCCGGCAACTCATTCAGCTGCGTGGCTAGCAAATCTCTTAATTGATCAG GTAGACAGGAAATTGGTGAAACAAACTGTGATGACCTCAGTGTATGGCGTAACTTACATTGGTGCACGTGAGCAGATTAAGAGGAGATTAATGGAAAGGGGTAACATTACTGATGACCGATTGTTGTTCAGTGCATCTTGTTATGCAGCTAAA GTGACGATGACTGCACTTGGGGAGATGTTTCAAGCTGCTCGTAGTATTATGGGATGGCTTGGTGATTGTGCAAAG GTAATCGCGTCAGAAAATGAGCCTGTGAGGTGGACTACTCCTCTGGGGCTCCCAGTTGTGCAACCTTACCGCAAACCTGAAAGGCATCTT ATCAGAACTTCCCTTCAGGTTTTAGCTTTGCAGCGAGAGGGCGACTCC GTTGATGTCAAGAAGCAGAAGAGCGCTTTTCCTCCAAACTTTGTGCACTCGCTTGATGGTTCTCACATGATGATGACTGCTGTTGCCTGCAGGGATGCAGGATTGCATTTTGCAG GGGTTCATGACTCCTTCTGGACACATGCATGTGATGTCGACAAGATGAACCTAATTTTGAGAGAGAAATTTGTAGAGCTTTACAATATGCCTATACTTGAGAAT TTGTTGGAGAGCTTCCAGACATCGTTCCCAACTTTGTCATTTCCTCCCCTTCCAGATAGAGGTGACTTCGACCTGGAAAATGTTCATGAGTCTCCTTATTTTTTCAATTGA